The nucleotide sequence TAAGAAGCCCAAAATTGCTCTATACCTGAAAGCATTCCGATTGTTTTAGGATTATTAAACTCAAATAAGTAAAAAAGTAAAATAGAAATCACATTGATGATTACTGTGGAAATCAGCATGACTTTCGTATGAAGGGAAAGGGTTTTCCATCTTCGGCTTACCCACATATCAACCAACACAGTAAAACCAATCCCACCGGTAATAAACAGGAACGATATAACGAGGTTCATTGTCGGATCTCCCACATATCCCATTAACCCATCTGACCAAAGCGAGAATCCTGCGTTATTGTACGCTGATATTACGTGAAATACGCTGTAGTATATTCCTTTATAAAATCCTAAATCAGGTATAAGTCTTACCGAAAGAACAATAGTAGCAACCATTTGAATACTGATCGAAAACAAGAATAAGTTTCGTACTAACCTAATTACCCCGCCGATCGACGGTTGATTTAATGCCTCTTGCATAAGAACCCTTTGCTTAATGGATATTTTCCTGCCCATCATAATGACGACTAAGGAAGCAAAGGACATAACGCCGAGTCCTCCAACTTGAATCAAAAACAGAATTACAATTTCACCAAACAAGGTAAATGTAGATCCTGGATCAACCGTAGCAAGTCCTGTTACGGTTGCAGCAGATGTTGCGATAAAGAAGGCATCTATCCATGATAGGGCTTTTTCATGAGCAATGGGCAGCTTCAATAAACAAGTACCTACGAAAATAAGAAATAAGAACAGCAATGCTAAAAATTGAGGAGGACTCAATTTAATCGGATTGTGCAAGAATCGCTTACGATTTTTCACATGCAGTGCCAAAGCTTACACTCCTTCATCCTCGAAACGATTTAGGTCCTCATTTTTCCCAATGACAACCAGAATATCTCCATACTCTAAAGAAACATCTGCAATAGGAGAAACATGTATTTCATCTCCACGTTTAATGGCAACAATGTTACATCCATAACGCGCACGCACATCTAGATCTGTAAGCGTCTTGTTCACAAGTTTGTCCGTTACGCCAATTTCAACAATACTATGTTCATGTGATAGTTCAATGAAATCAATAATTTTTTCTGAAGAAATAAGCTGTGCAACTCTGAGTGCCATGTCACGCTCTGGGTGGATAATGCGGTCTGCACC is from Fictibacillus sp. b24 and encodes:
- a CDS encoding TrkH family potassium uptake protein — protein: MALHVKNRKRFLHNPIKLSPPQFLALLFLFLIFVGTCLLKLPIAHEKALSWIDAFFIATSAATVTGLATVDPGSTFTLFGEIVILFLIQVGGLGVMSFASLVVIMMGRKISIKQRVLMQEALNQPSIGGVIRLVRNLFLFSISIQMVATIVLSVRLIPDLGFYKGIYYSVFHVISAYNNAGFSLWSDGLMGYVGDPTMNLVISFLFITGGIGFTVLVDMWVSRRWKTLSLHTKVMLISTVIINVISILLFYLFEFNNPKTIGMLSGIEQFWASYFQGVSPRTAGFNSIDMTAINPDTSLLMILLMFVGAGSTSTGGGIKLTTFVVILFTVAAFLKGKEDTVIMKRTIRNAVVYRALAITTISILFIFAALFIITYVQKDTSFMMIVFEVISAFGTVGLSMGLTPDLTVIGKAVICAVMVFGKLGPLTLAFSLAKQSKDNIRYPDGEVFTG